Proteins encoded within one genomic window of Fuerstiella sp.:
- a CDS encoding type IV pilus twitching motility protein PilT, with translation MARQIQIDKLLETVCREDLSDLHITVGQPPVVRSSGRLVQLETKTLTKEDTTSLMKSITPERNQQELQEVGGTDFGFAYGDQARFRVSVFKQRGMIAMVLRRIPSEFLTFEQLGLPPVVRELIQRTRGLFLVTGPTGSGKTTSLASMINWLNQNTDHHIITLEDPIEYYHDHKRSTINQREVGVDVPSFPEALRRALRMDPDVILVGEMRDLETISAAITAAETGHVVFGTLHTTGAQGTVDRIIDVFPTNQQEQVRTQLANAIIGILSQALLPRKPKGLVAAYEMLVVTSAIANLIREGKTFRINSSIQTGRKFGMTLLDDSLFNLWKNGLCDEHDVITRSNNPGELRVRVERAKRGIFDDDEDDDDDEYDD, from the coding sequence ATGGCTCGTCAGATTCAAATTGACAAGCTTCTTGAAACTGTCTGTCGCGAAGACCTCAGTGACCTGCATATCACTGTCGGTCAGCCGCCGGTAGTGCGTTCGAGTGGTCGACTGGTTCAGCTGGAAACCAAGACCCTCACTAAAGAAGACACAACTTCGCTGATGAAGAGCATCACTCCTGAGCGAAATCAGCAGGAGTTGCAGGAAGTTGGAGGGACGGACTTCGGGTTCGCTTACGGGGATCAGGCAAGATTCCGCGTCTCCGTATTCAAGCAACGCGGTATGATCGCGATGGTCCTGCGGCGAATTCCCAGTGAATTTCTAACCTTTGAGCAACTGGGCCTGCCGCCCGTCGTTCGAGAATTGATTCAGCGTACTCGGGGCCTGTTCCTGGTAACCGGACCAACGGGCTCCGGGAAAACAACCAGTCTGGCCAGTATGATCAACTGGCTCAATCAGAACACGGATCATCACATTATCACACTGGAAGATCCGATTGAGTACTATCACGATCATAAAAGATCGACAATCAACCAGCGTGAAGTGGGAGTCGATGTCCCCAGTTTTCCGGAAGCGCTGCGTCGAGCACTCCGCATGGATCCGGATGTCATCCTCGTAGGAGAAATGCGAGATCTGGAGACCATTTCAGCAGCAATTACGGCTGCCGAAACCGGACACGTTGTCTTTGGAACTCTGCACACCACCGGTGCCCAGGGGACGGTAGACCGAATTATCGATGTGTTCCCCACCAACCAGCAGGAACAGGTTCGAACTCAGCTGGCCAACGCTATCATTGGTATTCTCAGCCAGGCCCTGTTGCCTCGAAAACCTAAAGGACTGGTTGCGGCTTACGAAATGCTGGTCGTCACCAGTGCCATTGCCAACCTGATTCGTGAAGGCAAGACCTTCCGCATCAATTCGTCGATTCAAACGGGACGCAAATTCGGCATGACCCTGCTGGACGATTCCCTGTTCAACCTGTGGAAGAACGGATTGTGTGACGAACATGATGTCATCACCCGTTCAAATAACCCGGGCGAACTCCGGGTACGCGTCGAACGGGCAAAACGCGGAATATTTGACGACGACGAAGATGATGACGATGATGAATATGATGATTAG
- the tadA gene encoding Flp pilus assembly complex ATPase component TadA: protein MSDWLQRFVEDGTVGDSQLEEARSMAANVGLTVEDALVRLGYIQGNDLARVQADHFGHEFVDLEGRQIPNSVIEMVTESLARENIVIPVEVDGAAVVIAMHNPNNIDVLDKLRFMLNRELKIVMAPMESIQGAINRHYGQTETESVDTMISDFTETEIDFTEVEATRAMEGEEDDGAPIIRLANLIVAEAMQMRASDIHVEPFDDRIRIRYRIDGALIERDSPPKRLLAALVSRFKIMANMDISEKRRPQDGRIKHRLGNKEFDLRVSILPTNHGQAIVMRILDRDNIKIGIRNLGFGEDNYRTFQNIIRRPNGIFLVTGPTGSGKTTTLYSALGELNRPDRKIITAEDPVEYYLAGINQVEVKHSIGLDFGKIIKAMLRQAPNVILVGEIRDTETGEMAIQASLTGHLVFSTLHTNDAPGAVTRLIDMGVQPFLVACSLMAVLAQRLVKVTCEKCREPYQPTPEEVDFFGMTPDELEDGNWVRGRGCSACQHTGYRGRRAVFELMTMNSTLREMAFNSEPSQNIRRQARLFGMRTLADDAKDKAAQGVTTLSEVRKLTMGGH from the coding sequence ATGTCTGACTGGCTGCAACGATTTGTGGAAGACGGCACAGTTGGTGACTCTCAACTGGAGGAAGCCCGCAGCATGGCGGCCAACGTGGGACTCACGGTGGAAGATGCGCTGGTTCGGCTGGGATATATCCAGGGAAATGACCTGGCAAGAGTTCAGGCAGATCACTTCGGTCACGAATTCGTCGATCTGGAAGGAAGACAGATCCCCAATAGTGTCATTGAAATGGTGACGGAGTCGCTGGCTCGTGAAAACATTGTCATCCCCGTCGAGGTAGATGGTGCCGCCGTCGTCATCGCCATGCACAATCCGAACAATATTGATGTGCTGGACAAACTCAGATTTATGCTGAACCGGGAGTTAAAGATCGTCATGGCTCCCATGGAATCTATTCAGGGGGCAATTAACCGTCACTACGGTCAGACAGAGACAGAATCTGTTGACACCATGATTTCTGACTTCACTGAAACAGAGATCGATTTCACGGAAGTGGAAGCCACTCGGGCGATGGAGGGCGAAGAAGATGACGGCGCGCCCATCATTCGCCTGGCGAATTTGATCGTGGCAGAAGCCATGCAAATGAGGGCCAGCGATATCCACGTGGAACCGTTCGACGACCGGATTCGAATTCGTTATCGCATCGATGGTGCACTGATTGAACGAGACAGCCCACCCAAACGCCTTCTGGCGGCGTTGGTTTCTCGTTTCAAGATCATGGCTAACATGGACATTTCTGAAAAACGGCGTCCGCAGGACGGACGCATCAAACACCGTCTGGGCAACAAGGAATTCGATCTGAGAGTCAGTATCTTGCCCACCAATCACGGGCAGGCGATCGTGATGAGAATCCTCGACCGCGACAATATTAAAATCGGCATCCGGAATCTGGGATTTGGAGAAGACAACTACCGCACGTTTCAGAACATCATTCGCAGGCCGAACGGCATTTTCCTGGTAACCGGTCCCACGGGATCAGGAAAAACGACCACACTTTACAGTGCTTTGGGTGAACTGAACCGGCCCGACCGCAAGATTATTACTGCAGAGGATCCCGTTGAGTACTACCTCGCCGGTATCAATCAGGTGGAAGTGAAGCACAGCATTGGGCTCGATTTCGGCAAGATCATTAAGGCCATGCTCAGGCAGGCACCCAACGTCATCCTGGTGGGTGAAATCCGCGACACAGAGACCGGAGAAATGGCAATCCAAGCGTCCTTGACTGGACACCTGGTTTTCAGCACACTTCACACGAACGATGCGCCCGGCGCCGTTACACGTCTAATCGACATGGGGGTCCAGCCTTTTCTGGTCGCCTGTTCGCTGATGGCGGTACTGGCTCAGCGTCTTGTCAAGGTAACCTGCGAGAAATGCCGCGAGCCGTATCAGCCAACGCCTGAGGAAGTTGACTTTTTCGGAATGACACCTGACGAACTGGAAGACGGAAACTGGGTTCGGGGCCGTGGCTGTTCGGCATGTCAGCACACCGGTTATCGTGGACGTCGTGCTGTCTTTGAATTGATGACGATGAATTCAACACTTCGTGAAATGGCATTTAACAGTGAACCGTCTCAAAACATCCGCCGACAGGCTCGATTGTTTGGGATGAGAACTCTGGCAGACGACGCCAAAGACAAGGCAGCACAGGGGGTGACTACACTTTCCGAAGTCCGCAAACTAACAATGGGGGGACACTGA